Proteins encoded in a region of the Prunus persica cultivar Lovell chromosome G4, Prunus_persica_NCBIv2, whole genome shotgun sequence genome:
- the LOC18779493 gene encoding endoplasmic reticulum oxidoreductin-1 isoform X2 produces MAGEKGKTKRWGWAVGALIAVFVAVAMTSRTAPKISFFGRSNKPCNCTQETHKYSGIVEDCCCDYETVDHINKEVLHPSLQELVKTPFFRYFKVKLWCDCPFWPDDGMCRLRDCSVCECPDSEFPESFKKPHHGLPLDDLVCQEGKPEAAVDRTLDKKAFRGWTEIDNPWTNDDETDNAEMTYVNLQLNPERYTGYTGPSARRIWDAVYAENCPKYPSEELCAEERILYKLISGLHSSISVHIASDYLLDETTQMAADYLEHAEYDTGNLNEDLKTQSLVRQLLYNPNLQAACPVPFDEAKLWKGQRGPELKQKIQNQFRNISALMDCVGCEKCRLWGKLQVLGLGTALKILFSVDGQQNTDQTLHLQRNEVIALMNLLNRLSESLKFVNEMGPSTERLVEGQISPPTAPSCPIQRMWASLKSR; encoded by the exons ATGGCTGGGGAAAAGGGTAAAACAAAGCGATGGGGTTGGGCCGTCGGAGCGCTGATCGCTGTCTTTGTTGCCGTGGCCATGACATCGAGAACTGCTCCTAAAATCTCATTCTTCGGACGCTCTAATAAGCCTTGTAACTGTACTCAG GAAACACATAAGTATAGTGGGATAGTGGAGGATTGTTGTTGTGATTATGAGACCGTGGACCATATTAACAAGGAAGTTTTGCATCCATCACTCCAAGAGCTCGTTAAAACTCCGTTCTTTCGGTATTTCAAG gTTAAGTTATGGTGCGACTGCCCTTTCTGGCCTGACGATGGTATGTGCCGTCTGCGAGATTGTAGTGTATGTGAATGCCCAGATAGTGAGTTCCCAGAATCATTCAAGAAGCCCCATCATGGCCTTCCATTAGATGATCTTGTTTGTCAAGAGGGAAAGCCTGAAGCAGCTGTTGACCGTACACTAGATAAAAAGGCATTCAGAGGCTGGACAGAAATAGACAATCCCTGGACGAATGACGATGAGACAGACAATG CTGAGATGACATATGTGAATCTTCAACTGAATCCTGAACGGTATACCGGCTACACTGGTCCATCAGCTAGAAGGATATGGGATGCTGTCTACGCAGAGAACTGTCCCAAAT ATCCATCTGAAGAGTTATGCGCTGAAGAAAGAATTCTGTACAAGTTGATATCTGGTCTTCATTCCTCTATTTCAGTCCACATAGCTTCTGATTATCTCCTTGATGAAACTACACAAATG GCTGCAGATTACTTGGAACATGCTGAATATGACACTGGTAATCTTAATGAGGATCTGAAGACGCAATCCTTGGTCCGACAGCTACTCTATAATCCCAATCTACAAGCTGCATGCCCAGTCCCATTTGACGAAGCTAAGTTGTGGAAAGGACAACGTGGACCTGAACTGAagcagaaaatacaaaatcagTTTAGAAAcataag CGCACTGATGGATTGTGTCGGATGTGAGAAATGTCGACTTTGGGGGAAGCTTCAGGTCCTTGGTCTTGGCACAGCACTTAAGATCCTCTTCTCTGTTGATGGTCAACAAAACACTGATCAGACT CTGCACTTGCAACGGAATGAAGTGATTGCCTTGATGAACCTACTCAATCGACTCTCAGAATCTCTCAAGTTTGTTAATGAAATGGGACCCTCAACTGAAAGGCTAGTAGAAGGGCAGATTTCTCCACCCACCGCCCCTAGTTGCCCCATACAAAGGATGTGGGCATCTTTAAAATCTAG GTAA
- the LOC18779493 gene encoding endoplasmic reticulum oxidoreductin-1 isoform X1: protein MAGEKGKTKRWGWAVGALIAVFVAVAMTSRTAPKISFFGRSNKPCNCTQETHKYSGIVEDCCCDYETVDHINKEVLHPSLQELVKTPFFRYFKVKLWCDCPFWPDDGMCRLRDCSVCECPDSEFPESFKKPHHGLPLDDLVCQEGKPEAAVDRTLDKKAFRGWTEIDNPWTNDDETDNAEMTYVNLQLNPERYTGYTGPSARRIWDAVYAENCPKYPSEELCAEERILYKLISGLHSSISVHIASDYLLDETTQMWGSNLPLMYDRVLRYPDRVRNLYFTFLFVLRAVTKAADYLEHAEYDTGNLNEDLKTQSLVRQLLYNPNLQAACPVPFDEAKLWKGQRGPELKQKIQNQFRNISALMDCVGCEKCRLWGKLQVLGLGTALKILFSVDGQQNTDQTLHLQRNEVIALMNLLNRLSESLKFVNEMGPSTERLVEGQISPPTAPSCPIQRMWASLKSR from the exons ATGGCTGGGGAAAAGGGTAAAACAAAGCGATGGGGTTGGGCCGTCGGAGCGCTGATCGCTGTCTTTGTTGCCGTGGCCATGACATCGAGAACTGCTCCTAAAATCTCATTCTTCGGACGCTCTAATAAGCCTTGTAACTGTACTCAG GAAACACATAAGTATAGTGGGATAGTGGAGGATTGTTGTTGTGATTATGAGACCGTGGACCATATTAACAAGGAAGTTTTGCATCCATCACTCCAAGAGCTCGTTAAAACTCCGTTCTTTCGGTATTTCAAG gTTAAGTTATGGTGCGACTGCCCTTTCTGGCCTGACGATGGTATGTGCCGTCTGCGAGATTGTAGTGTATGTGAATGCCCAGATAGTGAGTTCCCAGAATCATTCAAGAAGCCCCATCATGGCCTTCCATTAGATGATCTTGTTTGTCAAGAGGGAAAGCCTGAAGCAGCTGTTGACCGTACACTAGATAAAAAGGCATTCAGAGGCTGGACAGAAATAGACAATCCCTGGACGAATGACGATGAGACAGACAATG CTGAGATGACATATGTGAATCTTCAACTGAATCCTGAACGGTATACCGGCTACACTGGTCCATCAGCTAGAAGGATATGGGATGCTGTCTACGCAGAGAACTGTCCCAAAT ATCCATCTGAAGAGTTATGCGCTGAAGAAAGAATTCTGTACAAGTTGATATCTGGTCTTCATTCCTCTATTTCAGTCCACATAGCTTCTGATTATCTCCTTGATGAAACTACACAAATG TGGGGTTCAAATCTCCCATTGATGTATGATCGGGTCCTAAGATACCCAGATCGTGTCAGAAACTTGTACTTCACGTTTCTCTTTGTTCTCCGAGCCGTGACAAAG GCTGCAGATTACTTGGAACATGCTGAATATGACACTGGTAATCTTAATGAGGATCTGAAGACGCAATCCTTGGTCCGACAGCTACTCTATAATCCCAATCTACAAGCTGCATGCCCAGTCCCATTTGACGAAGCTAAGTTGTGGAAAGGACAACGTGGACCTGAACTGAagcagaaaatacaaaatcagTTTAGAAAcataag CGCACTGATGGATTGTGTCGGATGTGAGAAATGTCGACTTTGGGGGAAGCTTCAGGTCCTTGGTCTTGGCACAGCACTTAAGATCCTCTTCTCTGTTGATGGTCAACAAAACACTGATCAGACT CTGCACTTGCAACGGAATGAAGTGATTGCCTTGATGAACCTACTCAATCGACTCTCAGAATCTCTCAAGTTTGTTAATGAAATGGGACCCTCAACTGAAAGGCTAGTAGAAGGGCAGATTTCTCCACCCACCGCCCCTAGTTGCCCCATACAAAGGATGTGGGCATCTTTAAAATCTAG GTAA
- the LOC18780220 gene encoding glutaredoxin-C9 has translation MQVAKKSAGIPMDPIIMAAESGAGKLAENNIMGAMMSPYEMVRQLGACNAVVVFSMSGCCMCTVAKRLLFSLGVGPSIIELDEHVAGADIQAVLYELAVDGQQPIPAVFVGGKFLGGVQALMGCHINGTLVPLLKDSGALWL, from the coding sequence ATGCAGGTGGCAAAGAAATCAGCAGGGATTCCAATGGACCCCATCATCATGGCTGCTGAGTCAGGAGCGGGGAAACTGGCGGAGAACAATATCATGGGGGCGATGATGAGCCCTTATGAGATGGTGAGGCAGCTGGGGGCGTGCAACGCGGTGGTGGTGTTCAGCATGAGCGGCTGCTGCATGTGCACCGTGGCCAAACGCCTCCTCTTTAGCCTCGGGGTCGGCCCCTCCATCATCGAGCTGGACGAGCACGTGGCGGGGGCCGACATCCAGGCCGTTCTGTACGAGCTGGCGGTAGACGGCCAGCAGCCGATACCGGCCGTGTTCGTGGGAGGGAAGTTCTTAGGTGGCGTGCAAGCGCTCATGGGTTGCCACATCAATGGCACCCTCGTCCCTCTCCTCAAAGACTCCGGTGCTCTCTGGCTCTGa